ctcacaaggcagcaggacactaaaaaacaaaaccaaaagaatgaaaaaattgagtaaaatatgaagcatctcattcacaaaacagaagatttagaaaatcgttctaggagagacaatttaagaatcactggtctaccagaagaccatgacaaaagaaaaatcctggacataaatactacaggaaattattcaagaaaactgccccaatattctagaacaagagggaaaagtggtgattgaaagaatccacagatcacctcctgtatttaatccccaactgacaacacccaggaatgttatagccaaattcgagaactatcagaccaaagagaagatattacaagctgccaagaagaagccattcaggtACCTCGGAAagacagtgaggataatgcaggatctggcagcatccacactgaaggaccaaaaggcatggaatatgatattccggaaagcaagggaactaggtctccaaccaagaatcaaatacccagcaaaactgactatattcttatgggggaaagtatggtaattcaacaaaacagaagaattcaaagaatttgtaaataaaagaccagacctgaacagaaaatttgatacccaagcacagaaatcaagagaatcatcaaaaggtaatttaaaaagagggggaaaaaacaaagaaaaacaaaacaaaattaaaaaaaacactttttaagagactcaataagttaaaatgatatgtatccctataagaaaagaggtcattggtaactcttaaaaattgttattttcaactgggcagctagaagaattatactgagagggaacagtgacaaactgtataggatgaaatgacaagatataaataggtatatacatatatgtatgcataaatgcatatacatgtatatatatatgtatatataactagagctaaaaataagaggttaatactaaaagaaatgggaaaagaaacaaaagggggtaaatttatgtcacaaagaagctcatgccaggaggggggagaacatcaatacactggaagggtaaagattttggagataggaaatactcaactcttacgtgcattgaaattgaaccaaaaagggaagaacaatccaatccattggggcagagaatagatttgcaccttataggggagtagaagggttaCAAATGGACTGGTgcagagggaagcagtacaagggagagagaggatggggggcagttttagaaagactgcaaggcaaataaggggggaataagaagggaggggggtagaaagggaagtaaaataagggtgggaactagaggggttgactaaaaacaaacattggtgtagaaggaaattgtaatagaagaaaagtcaggaccaggagtagaaatcaaaatgctgggaaatacacagctagtaatcataactctgaatgtgaatggaatgaactcacccataaaacgcaagcgaatagcagagtggattagaatccaaaaccctaccatagaaacatacatgaggaacttagatatgcatagggtgaaagcaAGAGTATGGAACGAAATCTATtcggcatcaactgataaaaagaaggcaggagtcacaatcatgatatctgacaaagccaaagtaaaaataaatctagttaaaagagatagagaaggtaattgcatcctgataaaaggcagtatagacaattaggaaatatcagtactcaacatgtatgcactaaatggcatagcatctaaatatctaaaggagaaactaggggacctcaaggatgaaaaagacagaaaaactatactagtgggagacctcaaccttcctctatctgaactagataaatcaaaccaaaaaataaataagaaacagataAGAgaaaaacagtggtcatcaaaacaatttggtactggctaagagacagaaaggaggatcagtggaatagtcttggggtgaatgaccttagcaagacagtctatgataagcccaaagattccagttttggggacccaaacctactatttgataaaaaaaaaaactgctgggaaaattggaagacagtatgggagagattaggtttggatcaatatctcatactctaacaccaagataaactcagaatgggtgaatgacctgaatataaagaaggaaactctacgcaaattaggcgaacacagaatagtatacttgtcagatctatggcaAAGGAacgactttaaaaccaagtaagagctagaaaaaatcacaaaatgtaaaatcaataattttgttaacatcaaattaaaagattTTCTACAAACAAgactaatgtatccaaaattaaaagggaagcaacaaattgggaaacaatcttcattacaaaaaactctgacaaagatctaattactcaaatttgtaaagagctaaaccaattttaccaaaaaatcaagccattctccagttaataaatgggcaagggacatgaaaaagcaattttcagctaaagaaaccaaaactattaaaaagcacatgtaaaagtgttctaaatctcttataatcagaaagatgcaaatcaaaacaactctgaaataccacctcacacctagtagattggctaacatgacagcaaaggaaagaaatgaatgctggaggggatgtggcaatgttgggacatcagcattgctggtggagttgtgaattgatccaaacattctggagggcaatttggaactatgcccaaagggtgataaaagactgtctgccctttgatccagccatatcactgctgggtttgtaacccaaagagataataaggaaaaagacttgtacaagaatattcataccttcgctctttgtggtggcaaaaaaattggaaaatgaggggatgcccttcaattggggaatggctcaacaaattgtggtatatgttggtgatagaatactattgtgctcaaaggaataataaagtggaggaattccatggagactggaacaacctccaggaattaagtgagtgaagcagagtgagaggagcagaaccaggaaaacattatacacagagactgatacactgtggtacaatcaaatgtaatggactttttcactagtggcaatgcagtgatcctgaacaactaggaggaatctatgagaaaaaccagtatccacattcagaggaaacactgtgcgagtaaaaacactgaagaaaaacaactgcttgattacatgggtcaaagggatatggttgaggatgtagactctgaatgaacatcctagtacaaacaacaacatggaaatatgttgtgatcaaggacacaaggaatacccaaagaaattgtgggtgggctgtgggaagggtgggtggaggcgagagagggaaataatgtgattattgtaaccaaggaataatgttctaaattgactaaataaactaattcaaatgaaaaaacatatgatagaaaaagaaatataaatcctgatggggatatagaaaaataaagacattaatattctggtgaaaaaaaaaaaaagaatgacccTCAgatagaaaagattttaaatgtgAACGATTTGAGGGAAAGGATTTCTCCTTGGTAAAAAGGTGAGGTTACTTTGGATTCAATTCCTCTTCTTAGTTTATTCACTCCTTTAGTCATTGGTCTGGAACTGTGCTAAACTAGGAGGGAAACTGCCTCCACCCATGTAGATCACCAATGCATTCATGCCTTAACACTGggacactgagaaattaagtgacttgtccatggtgtTAGAGGCAGGCCTTCAtcccaggtctcttgactccaacACTAGCCCTCTACCCAGGATGCCATCCCACACCCAGTATTTATTTTGTGAGTGATGAAATGGAGACACTGCTgcaaaaattaaagaattcatCTCCCTGAGTGATAAAAAAAACTGCACAGTGAGAAGtcataagctgtgtgaccctgggcaagttccttagctatgtttgcctcagtttcctcatttataaaatgatctggaaattacactctagtgtctttgccaagaaaaccccaaatagcatCACACCACTAAAAATGACTGATAGTAACAACAGGAGAAGACTATGCTACAGAGGAGCTCCAGGGACAAATTCCAATCTAAAGTCCTAATGTTGTGCTACCAAGAACCAGTCATTTGCACCACATTACTCACTTggaaaatggacataataatactTGTAGCACTTCCCTTGGTATTGTTATAGacaagcattttgtaaacttgaAGGTGCTATAGAgttgaaatcctttttttatcTTCCTCCATTTGAAGGGGGTCTTTTTGAGGAAAAAGGACTACATTTTCCTGTGTTCAAAGCTGGGGAGTTTCTTAGTGTGCATATTAGGATGAACCTCGTACCTTACAAAATGTTTATTGAGCTTAACAGCCTCTGCTTCATCCTCCCCATTCACTCCATTCATATAACCACCACTCTAGTCCAAGCAAGAGAACCCTAAGCCCAAATCCTTCAACTCTACTCCTAAATTGGTTTCTCTTCATCCAGGgatccctctccaatccatcctccattgaACTGCCAATATTATATTCCTAACGCACAGTTGGGATCACCTCACTCTCTCGTTCAAgaagctccagtggctcccttcTGCCTGgagaataaaatgcaaattacTCTGTAcaacatttaaagccctttgcagaCTGGGTCTATCTTCTCTTTCCACATAATTTGCCCGTTCCTCCAGCCTCAGGTATTCAGTATCAGTCGAACATTAATCTTTTacgaagcacctactatgtgacacaAGTATAAGCATATGGATCAAAAGACTGAAACAATACCAACTCCATAAGAGTTCATATTCCACCCAAACTGGCCTCCAGACTGTGGTTCCTTTGGATATTGTTAgattaatcattttctttttaaaaggaatgtgATAAAAAGTAGATAtttgaaaagttaaatatttaataggaGTACGAAATCAGTCACACAAACATTTTCAGTAAAAAATGGGCAACActatatgttttgttttaaaataaaaaatcataagtTTAATATAATAATGAGTTTTCATTGGGAAATTTTTGCTATActcataaaaattatgaaaatgtatAGGGTGGTTCAAATATAtaacttatttctttttatttagtctttaaatattaatatttagtaataatattaacatatataatatcataATTAAATAAgtgtatttatattataatcaACTATTGATATTTGTGTTTAAgttataaataaaagataaatgataTTTACCTGTTAGGGAAATGTGAGAAAGTCAATAACATTCTTTACCTCGTGGTTAGTAAAACTTTGCTATTTGAGGTAAAACATCTTGGGACTGGCATGTCCTCTGGCTTTGTTTTGATTACAAGGAGGTCTGAATTTTCACAAAAGCAATAGTAGAGAATAGTATGTTTTGCAACCTGAGAAATGTTACTGCTGGATGGCTGTGCCTGGGAAGTTGGGACGGGGATCTTGGCTTGGCCTAAGGTAGGAGtctcttgactcagtttccccattgtactatttcttttctaatcaggaaatgaataggcaattttcagataaagaaacaaaactatcaataacaacatgaaaaagtgctctaaatctctcataactacagaaatacaaatcaaaacaactctgagataccacatcACAcagagcagattggctaacatgatagcaaaggaaagtaaggaatgctggaggggatgtggtaaaattgggacactaatgtattgctggtggagttgtgaattgatacaacctttctggaaggcaatttgaaattgtgCTAAAGGGCTTTATAAtgatgccttccctttgatccacccattcCCCTGATAGGTTTGTATCCTAAGGAGATCATAAGGATAAAACCCTgttcaaaaatatgtatagcctccctctttgtggtggcaaaaaattggaaaatgaggggctgccattcaattagggaatgattgaacaaactgtggtctatgttggtgatggaatactattgtgctcaaaggaggaataaattggaggaattccacaagaactggaatgacctccaggaatggatgcagaggaaaaggagcataaccaggagcacactgtacacagagaaggatacactgtggcacaattgaacgtaatggtcTTCTATACTAGCAGGAATGCAATGACCGAGGACAATcaagaggaacttatgagaaaggacactatccacacccagaggaagaactgtgggagcagaaactcagaagaaaagcgactgcttggtcacatggttcgaaggggatatgattatggatgtagactctaaatgatcaccgtaGTGCAAagattaataatatggaaataagtcttcataaataatacatgtaaaacccagtggaatcgctcattaactacaggaggggggagggaaaggggagggaaatcaGGTAATCATGGGAAAATGGGCTAAATTAAGTAATTTAACTAATTAATAGAAAAAAGGAGACTTGATCGTAGCTAATATTGATGACCATTATTCTATTGGCTACCTTGGTGTCGCCCTTCTCAAAGTTAGTCCTTTGTAAGCCCTCTAAGGAGTTTGATCTGTAACATAACACTTAGGTAACTGGTTAAGAATATATGGAAAAGCCTGATTGATGTGGCGTATAGATAAGTGATCCATGGGGGAGTGGGCACCCTGCCCCCccaaataaaaagggggaaaattgagATTTGGACAGCAAACGGctaattgtgggaattgagtgaaccacactgactccatcttgctACTCAGTTCTGCAGccagctcattttcttttctcttcaatcATGGGCCcagtccaaattctgtcttgtgaTAAAGGTTTATTCAGTTATGGGAACTGGGAAAAACCTTACTGCATCATTTGAACTCAGCCCCGTgtggctgggaaactggaccacGTATACCTTCTGTTTAGACCCTGCCCCAAGAACCTAGGTTATAGTAACCAGAAACAGATCCTCAGACTGAGACTCTTGGCAAGTTCCTTAACCATTGAGTGCCCTTCACTTAGTGCCTCTTCTCAGTAGTGAGGACCTCGTGGTATCCTGCCCAGGCCAGCTATTTAGTGATGAAATTGCTGGTAGCATAGAAGTTAAAGGGCTCATGAGGGGGGTAGAGGAGGCAAATCCTCAGGAAAATGGGCAAAGGCCAAACCAGTTCCAGGGATGCATCAAACGGATGGCTGAAATGGGCACACCCTTGGGCACCCGGGTCGGGCACAAATTGGGACCCAGAGGCACTTGTGCTTCCTTCCAAACAGGACCAACTGGCACGGTCTCTTTGTGAggacaaaaagggaaatcaaggaCCTCTAAGTAAGTAGATGGGAGAGCACTGCTGTCTACATGTCAGCAGGGAGAGATGGATCCTGTCTCTCGCCTTTCTAAAAACAGAATAAAAGCCTGCTTCTTCCAGAGCTGGCCCCACCCCGGGTTTACCCACACATTCTCATGATCCTGTTTCTCCTGTCTTCACTGCTTTCTGATCAgtcccccccttcctccctccacacTTTCCCGATCCGCTATGGAAGGCCAGCACTTGGGAATTCACATCCACAAATCTGTTCCATTACACAAGACCCAGAAAGCATCCCCTGCTCGGCAAAAAGGGCTCCCTGGACACACTGTGCAAGAGGCCTGCTTCTCACGAGAGCCCCCCAGTCACCACAGGCAAGTATTTGCCATTTACCATCCCACTAAGCCTGTGACTTCTTCCCCTGCCTCTCACCTTGCTCACCCAGGCGGTGGCCGTGGagccttcccttttccttcccaggTCTCTGCAGAGCTGGGCTCCATGCCGTTTCCCCTTGTTCCAGATGCACAATCATTGCTGGCTTGTCATGAGGAGTTCCTGTTCAGAGGGAAGCAAACAGCACAGCCTGGGTTATGCCAAGGATAGAGAGCTGCCATCCCAGAGATGGGCAGATGCCTGCCCAGGATCCTCCCAGGCCGGAGACTGTCCAGGGGGGTTCTGACAGGAAAGTCCAAGGGATTCAGGAGCTGAGGGAAAAGGGGTGGCATTCCCCTCCCCTAGAAGCTAAGCAAGCACTCCACTGGAGAAATCTCAAGGCAAAGATGTCAGCTCCTGAAATACAAGGCTCTTATGGCCCTTCAGCAAAGAACAAGCCTCCAGGACACTTCTCTGGACTCTGGTCAAGCTTTTTATAAACAATCAAGTAGCCCTCAATTCAAAGGGCACAGAtatggagctagaaggaactcttcactttacagaggaggaaactgaggcacagagacatcaagtgacttgccaaaggccaAACGGGCCTAAgtggcaggatctgaacccaagccCTTTTTTCTGAAGCTGCGGCTCTTTCTGCCATATCTGCTACCTCTCTGTTAGGATTTCATGCTAATGGTTTCTTCTCCTCAGCAGCTAACTCATCAAATTGCTGCTTGCCACTGTTTTGCCTTATACTCCCCAAATGCTGAGATGTCCTTTTCCTAGAATGGAGTTCATGGAAGAATCGCTCTTCTCAAATTCAATTACCACTAAACTTGGGAAATCACATTCCCTTTTTCTGTGCAAGGATGAAGGTCCCATTTTCAAGCTATATAAGAAATCACTTAAAATGTGTTAGCTTAAAAATGGCTTTTCTAGCCAGTATAGAGAGTGATTTGGAACAATGGCTAAAAGGTCATTAAACGGTACATACCATTGGACCCATctataccactactgagtctgcACCCTAAGGAGATAAGACAAGAGTAAACAAAGTCCTATGTGTAGGAATGTAGGGCAGCTTTTTTCATGGCAAAGTCCTGGAAACTCAATGGGCTCCCATgtactgggaaatggctgaaccaatGAGGCTCTATAAAAGTAATGGGATGCTATTGtttacacagtgcctggcacctggtAGGTCCTTAacacaaatgcttattgacccACTgctgtgctaaaagaaatgactgaagaaatggtttcaaagaaacctgggaaggcttctatgaaATGATGCACAGTAAAtgacaagaacaagaagaacaatttAGATAATATCAACCTTTTTGAAAACTTAAGAGCTCTATTTAATACAAtaccaatcatgatttcagaggacTCATTATGAAGCCTGATGACCACACTACCCacaaaaagatgaggaaaaaattGGTAGCACACTGGACACACGTTTCTGGATAATGGCCAcca
Above is a genomic segment from Monodelphis domestica isolate mMonDom1 chromosome X, mMonDom1.pri, whole genome shotgun sequence containing:
- the LOC100619925 gene encoding zinc finger protein 688-like, whose amino-acid sequence is MAAADLRVRSQGPVKFEDVAIYLWKEEWELMDSTQKRLYRQVMLETYENVLSVGTPHDKPAMIVHLEQGETAWSPALQRPGKEKGRLHGHRLGEQGERQGKKSQA